GATAGTGGCAACTTTTGCCAAACCTTGCATTTATGCTCATTTTTAGGAAAGTTTATGACTTCGCTGACTTCTGTACGCGTGCGTTATCAAACCATTGAGATCGGCAATACGGATATTCATATCTGCACGCTGCGTGATAATCAACAGTTTAGTGACCCTGATGGTGAGGCATCAGATTTAGGTATTTGTTCTGCCTCTTGGCCTTTATTTGGAATAGTTTGGCCATCAAGCTTGGTTCTTGCCAACCACATGCTCAACTACGATATCGCTGGCAAGCGTATTCTGGAAGTAGGCTGCGGTATGGCGTTGTCTAGTCTACTACTCAATCATCGCCATGCAGATATTACCGCTACCGATTATCATCCGACTGTTGAGTATTTTCTCGATAAAAACACCGCTCTAAACAATAATAAAGAGATTGCTTTTGAGCGCTTAGACTGGGCGGAGGACAATAGTCATCTTGGACGCTTCGACATGATCATCGGTAGCGACTTGCTCTATGAAGATCCCCATGTCGAGATGTTAGCTGCCTTTATTGAGCGTCATGCCAATCCCAACTGTGAAGTCATCATCGTAGACCCTGGCCGTGGGCGCAAAAACAAACTCACTAAGCAAATGGAGAGCTTTGGGTTTAGCAGTCAACACGTTAAGCCCACTGATACCTCTTATCTTGAGCTACCCTTTAAAGGCTATATTTTGACATTTTCGAGAAAAGGATAATTATTTATCCTTTTCTACGACTGCTCCCAGTCCCGCTGAGTAATCTTATATAGCACCTGCTCAGCAAGACGGTGACTAGACTCAAGCATAGGATGAGAAAAATTATCTTGGGTATTACTCATACCGATGCGGTGCATAATTAGCTGTGAGCGTTGATTGATAACCGCAGTAAAGGCAACGACCTCCTCTACACCAAGCTCACTAAAAGCAAACTCCAAAGCCGCACGTGCCGCCTCAGTGGCGTAACCTTGTCCCCAATAATCTTGGTGTAGCCGCCAACCAATCTCTACGCTAGGCGCAAACGGCATATCAGCGTGGGTTTCATTCAAGCCTACCATGCCGATAAAAGCTTCATCTGCCTTTAGACTTACCGCCCAAAACCCCCAACCTTTATCCGCAATGAGCTTTTGACACTTATCAGCTATAGCATCGCTTAGTTTTGGTGATAAGGCTTTAGGAAAGTATTTCATTACCTCGCTATTGGCATTGATCTCAGCAAATACGGCATAGTCGCTTGGTTGCCATTGCCTTAGATACAACCGTTCTGTTACTAGCGTGGGTTCTGTCATACTTTAGGCTCCATACTCTTACCTTACGTCTATTGCTTGTTCTTAGATGACGCTAAGCCCTTACTCTATACATTTATTCTAACTACTATTGTAGTTTAAACTAATTACCACTGATCACATAAGTTGGTAGTGTAAGCTCAGTTCCTGGTTGGGTTCTAATAACCTCAGAAACTCGCTGATTGGTTGCTTTATCTATAATCCACAAATCCACATAACTGTTATCAGACATCCACTGAGTACCAATATCAGTCGCAAACTCAAGCTGATAAATGCGATTAGGCTGTGCTGTAAATTGCATCAGAATCGGTATGGCACTAAAGGATCCAGCGCGATAAGTAGCCGTTACCGTACGATTGCCTGTACTAATAGGATAAACGCTATCCCAAGTATCACTCTGCCTGGCACTACGGCTACTCAGTACTGGTTTACCGTCGATAGCCGTAATATAAGCCACACGACCAGCAGCAAACTTACTATCCCCAGGTTGTAATTTACCGGTGATAATAGCTTTTGCACCCGAATAAGGTGGTTGGTAAGTAGAAGTATTCGCCGCACTTTCCACAATATAATTACTGCTACAAGCAGCCAAAAACGGTACTGCCAACATCAATCCATACAACTTCATAACTTACCCTCAGTAAAATTTATTTTGCTGACTAATTCTAAAGACTATTAACTCTTAATTCATCTTTTATAACACAAATTATTATCAGGAATGAATATATTTGAAAGCTTTCAAGCTAGCCAACTAACAACCTTCACAAATAAGCACTATTAATGACAGATCAGCTAAAAAACCTACGCAACTTTACTTTATCTCTAATAAGAGCGCATGATAATGTGAATAATATAAGGTATAAATAAAATTGCTACCTATCAAAGTAATAACCCTACTAAGTTTATAGTAACGAGTTTAGTTTATAGTAATGAACTTACAGTAAAGAAGAGGAATATATTATGAGTAATACAGAAAAACCGCTTAGAATTGATATCGTATCAGACGTCGTCTGCCCCTGGTGTGTTATTGGCTATCGCCAACTGGCCGAAGCCCTTAAGCAAACCAATACCCAGCATGAGATTCATTGGCATCCATTTGAGCTTAATCCTAGCATGCCAAGTGAGGGGCAAAATTTGCGTGAGCATATCATAGAAAAGTATGGTTCTAGCAAGCAAGAATCTGATGCCAGTCGTGTGCGAATGACCGAAGCTGGGGCAGAAGTTGGTTTTGACTTTAACTTCAATGACGACACCCATATGCATAACACCTTTAATCTACATCAGCTGCTGCATTGGGCTGAGCAACAAGGACGCCAGCATGATCTAAAGCAAGCGTTGTTTAGCGCTCACTTTACCCATAACCGTGATATCTCAGATACCGAGGTGCTTGCCGATATCGCCGCAGAAAACGGGCTAGATCGAGCTCAAGCCTTAGCGGTAGTAGAAGAGCAGCGCTTTGCTCAGGAGGTACGTGAAGCAGAGCAGCACTGGCAGCAACAAGGGATTCAAAGTGTACCTGCGATTATATTTAATGAGCGTCATTTGGTTAGCGGTGCGCAAGGTGTGGAGAATTACAAAAATATTTTAGAAAAGTTGGCTAATATGGAAGACTAAATGGTTTTTAAGCCGATAGTTCTTAGATTGCCATATTGATCAAGCTCTTTGACCACCAACACCCATTCCTCATTGATAGCAACCGTATCACCAGAGACCGGTTTGGTCTCTAAATGGGTGGCAATATATTCAGCGACGGTTTGTTGCCACATATTTACGGGTTCACCCTGATGTTCCGTCGTTGAATCAGCCGTTGAATCAAACGTCTGTTGCTGATTAGCTATCAAATTAGCTTCAGACGAATTAGATTCAACCTCTTCAACTTCTCTTGGCGGGTATTCAGATTGCATTTTTCCGGTGAAAAACGGTAGCTCTCCTAATTTAGCACTAGGAGAGAGTAACCAGTCGCCATAAAAGTCGTCTATCTCTTTGCGATTCAAAGTAGTGTTACTAAAGATCTGGGCAATTTTGCTAGCATGCTTACCTCTTAGCCCATACCATACGCTGTCGCCTACTTTTAATTGCGTGTTTGCATCTACTCCAACCAGTTGTTGACCACGCACCAACGCAAACATTTTAATCTCATCAGGGTTGATTCTGCTGGAGATGGCTTTTGGATGCCGCCCATTAGCAAATGCTCCAGCTTTTACCTCAAACTCGTATAAAGTAATACTGGCATTGTCTGATACCCAAATCTCCATCTCCTCCTTAGGCTCATTTTTGACCGGAATACGCACTTTGAATAAATCAGCCATCATAGGAATGGTCATGCCTTGTAATACCAAAGACAGAATTACCACCCCAAAGGCGATATCGAATAGCAAAAAAGCATCCTCTACCGAGGCCATGATGGGCAAAATAGCCAGCGTAATAGGCACGGCTCCACGCAGTCCGACCCAAGAAATAAAGCCGATTTCTCGATTTTTAAAACCAAAAGGTTTTACCCCGCTATAAACAGCAAGCGGTCGAGCAACCAAAATCATAAAGGCGGCAATCGCCACCGAATAAGGCCATACGTCAATAATATTGGATGGCGTAACTAATAACCCCAGCACTACGAACAGTATCGCTTGTGACAACCAAGCAAAACTATCCATCACTCGCATCACATGCTCGGTTGATCGCACTCTATTATTACCAATAATGATCCCAGCCAGATATACCGCCAAAAAGCCACTACCCCCCGCTAGATTGGTAGCGGCGAATACTGATAGACCGGCGGATAGAATCAAAATCGCATACATACCCTCTGCTAGGTTTACTTTTGGCAATAGTTTAGATAACAGATAGCCTGAGAGCAGACCAAATACCAATCCGAAGCCAAGTTGCTGTAATAGCAAACTCAAGAAACCAAGTACAGTCTGGCCTGCTGGATCTACATTGAGGGTGATAAGTCCCGTAACCAATAAAATAGCAAAAGGGTCGTTAGCGCCAGACTCCAGCTCAAGCGTAGCTTGGACGCGATCGTTGAGCTTAACTCCCCCATTACGTAGCAAAGAAAATACTGCTGCTGCGTCAGTTGAACCGACAATAGCCGCCATCAACAAGCCAATTCGCCAATCAACATCGAGTAGCCAAGTAACAAAAACACCTAATATGACAACAGTAGCAAAGACTCCCCAAGTCGCTAGGGTGACCGCCGGTTTTAGACCCACTCGAAAGGATTTGAAAGAAGTGCGTAAGCCGCCGTCTAACAGAATACAGGCTAAGGCCGCTTGGCCGATGAAATTTGCAGCGCCATACTGCGAGAACTCAATACCTAAGATACCCTGCTCGCCTGCCAGCATGCCTATTGCCAAAAATAATAGCAATAGGGGTATCCCCAAACGGGCGGACAAGGTACTTGCCATGATGCTCGAAAATATTAACAACGCCCCTACTAAATATAGGATATTTAAGGTTTGCATCTTTTTTATGCCCTATTGTTTAATGATGGTGACCATAGCATTGGTAAATATTTATTATCTATAATGGAGCAAATATAAAGAGAGTATAAATAGAGTGAACAAGGAAGATCAATAAAGTAAAACTAAGGCTTTTTATTAGAGTCTGTTGCCATAACATCCTCTATTGCATTCAATAAAAGTAATAGCTCTATCAAATGAGAAATAAAAAAGCTAATTTTTTTCTAACGGTTAGTTAAAGTTATTTGATACTCCAGCTCAACCTTTAACTTTTTAGCACATTCAATAATCTTTCTTCTATCAGCCGCTATAGCGCCATGTTCGATAGCAATCTCTCGCATTTGCAAAGTAACGTCATAATGTGGATAGCTGGCATTGCGATGAAATAAACGCTTATCCAACTCAATAAGCTCGGCGAATTCATGCAACTCTTGTAATGAGTCTGCCAGCATATGACACCATCGGTAGCCCTTGAACTCTATGCACATAAAATCTACATATATCGCCATTAGGTCACCTCTCTAAATATTGTCATTTAATCTACACTATAATATTCGATTCATTAGCTTATCTTTTTTAATAAACTGATGATGTAGTGCTGCTCCGATATGCAGCAAGGTAAATACAATAATCAGCGGCCAAATAATATCGGTATGCAAATCGTTAAAGGTACGAGCCAAACCGCGATCAGGTGTAACAAAAACAGGAATCTCAAATAAACCAAACATATCTACCGGACGGCCGCCATAAACGGACATCAGCAGCCCAGCCATTGGCATTGCAATCAACAAAACATAGAGGGCAAAATGATTCAATTGCGAGATGATTTGCTGCCATTTAGGCATCGGTATAGCGGGCGGCGCTCTATCAAATATACGGTTAATAACCCGAGCTATCATCCAAAAGAGTAAGCTGATACCAAAAGCTTTATGCAGCCCAATGTATAAAGAGTTATCAGTATTTTCATACAAAAAAATAAGCGCCAAAACCATTAACAACAACAGCGCACTAATCCAATGAAAAATACGACTTATGGCCGACCATTTATTAATATAGACCGTATTAGATTGAGCCTTGTTCATATATCACCTTTTATATAAAACCATTTAATCAATAATAGCCGTCATCTCAATTTCAATCAGCAAGTCCGGCATAGCTAGGGATTGTACACCCACTAGCGTATTAGCAGGCGGCTCTATAGCGCCGTAAAAGTTGCTGATAGCTTTTCCTACAACTTCTAGATCTTCAGGCTTAAGATCTACAATATAAGTTCTCATCCGTACGACATCAGCTGACGTGGCGCCAGCTTCTTGTAGTACAGTAGCTAAGTTTTTAAAGACTTGTTCAGTCTGTGCTGCCAAATCCCCTTTACCGATAATCTCTTCATTTTCATCCCAAGCTAATTGCCCAGCACAGTGTATTACTGTTTTGCCTTGAGTTTTAGTAGCATGAGAAAAACCATATTGTAAACTATCATACATAACCGTTGGATTTATCGTTTCCCGACTCATCAGAATCTCCTTTTTTATTATAAATAATAAAGCACATTATTAGCTTTAGGGCCGTTGATTTAATTTATTCACACTAGCAATCAAAGCTACCATTACCATGCCCACAACTATAAGGATAGCAGACATAGTATGGGCCATACCATAATTAAGCGCTTCAACTTGCTCATAAATTGCAATAGAGATGACTTTGGTTTCACCAGCGATGCTACCACCTATCATGAGTACCACGCCAAACTCACCAATAGTATGGGCAAAACTAACTAGGCTACCTAAGATAATACCCACTCGTGCTTGCGGTAATGCTATTCGCATAAAGCGCCGCAAATGGCTAGGCTCTAATAAATGAGCCGCTTCCATCACACTAGCTGGAATACGCAAAAACTGCGCGTAGACAGGCTGCACATAAAATGGCAGAGAATAGATTATAGAGCCAATAACTAGGCCCTCAAAAGTAAAGATAAAGGTTTTGATATTATGCGCAGCAAGCCAACCACCAATACCGGAGGTTGGACTCATCAGTAATAGTAAATAAAAACCAATAACTGTGGGAGGTAATACCAACGGCATAGCAATAACGCCCATTAATATGACCTTTAGCCGGCCAACAAAATATCGATGGCTAGGCTTAGCCAACCAGTAGGCTAGCGGAGTCGCCAGTAATAATAAGCACAATGTGGTAATACCAGCAAGCTTAATACTCACCCAAAACGGGACTAGCATCGCTGATAAAAGCGCTTCATCTATCATAAGGTCACTATTATTTGGTTATGATTGGCTTATTATTGAGGTCTATTGAACTATCATAAATGCTTTTATAATTTGGGCTATTCCACCACTTATTTAACTTCTAAATAACCAGCATCAGCAAAGTACTTTTGTCCTGCAGGTGACAATAGATAGCTGGTGAAATCTGTCGCTACGGCGGCATCACTGAGCACCACGCCATCTTGCAAGATAGCAGGATAAGTGTCTTGCGCTAGTATATAAAATTGCTCTGGAGTGGCATTTATTGCCGATACTTGTGATTGGGCAACAAATCCATAGTCGACACTACCGGTATGGGCATACTGAAAGGTTTGACCGATATTTTCCGCTTGAATCAGTCGTTTTTGGCTGTTCAATGGCTCATAAAGATTCTGTGATTGCAGATAAGCTTGGGCAGACGCACCATAAGGGGCCAGATCAGGATTAGCAATAGTAATCTTGGTATTAGACTCTTTGGCTAATAGCTCAGCTAAGCTTGACTGGTTAAGCTCGCCTACTGGATGCTTGACACTATAAAAAGTCAATTGTCCTTGAGTATAAGTAAAAGGCTCATGCTTGGGCGCATCGGCTGGTCGCTCATTAGCCCATTTGGCTGGAAACTCTTGATTAGCGGATAAAAAGATATCATAAGGGGCACTCGCCGCTATTTGCGCATAGAGTTTACCTGAGGAGGCAAAGGTTAGCTCAATCTCTTGCTCGGGTACATTTCTCTCAGCCTTGTAGCCTTCAACAATTTTGGGCAATACATCCGATAAGTTAGCGGCCGCAGCAATACGTACTTTCTCTCCGGCTACAACAGCCTCGCTAGGTGCTACTGCAGTCTTCTCAGGCTGTACAATCGCTTCATCAGGAGTGGCTGGCGGTTGCTCGGCGGTATCGGTATTCTCTTTGGTACAAGAGGCTAATGTCAAAGCCACACAAGCTGAAACACCCACGGTCAAGACTGTCTTTGATGCTCTAGTAACCCGCTGCATCAAGGTTTGATTAAATTGATTATGATCATAACTACTGGATTTACTGATTTTCATAGCTTATCTCCTTTATCCACTATGATAGCTGCAAGCTAGTAATGCCAAAGTAATTGCCTGCATAAGGTTGGCCACTTGTATTTAAATTATTTAAAAAGCTGCCAAAACGACTAAGAAAAAATAGTTTTATAACTATTCTTCCTTAGTCGTGGTAATATTTTTATTATTTATAAACAGTTTTATTTGATATTTATCTAACTTTTGTCTTATTTAGGTCTTGCTTAACCGTTATTGCTAAGCCATTTAGAAGAGTTATCATCATAATACTCTTGTTTCCAAACCGGGATATCAGCCTTGATGGTATCTAATATCCAGCGGCAAGCATCAAAAGCTGGATAACGGTGCGCAGACGCCACCCCGACCCAAACGGCTACATCGCCAATCTCCAGCGCCCCAATACGATGAATCGCCACCGCACCGATGATATCAAAGCGCTCTTTGGCTTCTTCGATAATGAGCCGACCTTGATTAATCGCTAAATCTTCGTAGCCGTAATAAGTCAAACTATCGACACTGCTATCGTTATTATGATTACGTACCCGGCCCTCAAAGCTCACAAAGGCGCCGCAGCCATCATCATCTAGCATAGCCTTTA
This sequence is a window from Psychrobacter jeotgali. Protein-coding genes within it:
- the modB gene encoding molybdate ABC transporter permease subunit; the protein is MIDEALLSAMLVPFWVSIKLAGITTLCLLLLATPLAYWLAKPSHRYFVGRLKVILMGVIAMPLVLPPTVIGFYLLLLMSPTSGIGGWLAAHNIKTFIFTFEGLVIGSIIYSLPFYVQPVYAQFLRIPASVMEAAHLLEPSHLRRFMRIALPQARVGIILGSLVSFAHTIGEFGVVLMIGGSIAGETKVISIAIYEQVEALNYGMAHTMSAILIVVGMVMVALIASVNKLNQRP
- a CDS encoding GNAT family N-acetyltransferase, with product MTEPTLVTERLYLRQWQPSDYAVFAEINANSEVMKYFPKALSPKLSDAIADKCQKLIADKGWGFWAVSLKADEAFIGMVGLNETHADMPFAPSVEIGWRLHQDYWGQGYATEAARAALEFAFSELGVEEVVAFTAVINQRSQLIMHRIGMSNTQDNFSHPMLESSHRLAEQVLYKITQRDWEQS
- a CDS encoding DsbA family oxidoreductase; its protein translation is MSNTEKPLRIDIVSDVVCPWCVIGYRQLAEALKQTNTQHEIHWHPFELNPSMPSEGQNLREHIIEKYGSSKQESDASRVRMTEAGAEVGFDFNFNDDTHMHNTFNLHQLLHWAEQQGRQHDLKQALFSAHFTHNRDISDTEVLADIAAENGLDRAQALAVVEEQRFAQEVREAEQHWQQQGIQSVPAIIFNERHLVSGAQGVENYKNILEKLANMED
- a CDS encoding DUF4031 domain-containing protein, whose amino-acid sequence is MAIYVDFMCIEFKGYRWCHMLADSLQELHEFAELIELDKRLFHRNASYPHYDVTLQMREIAIEHGAIAADRRKIIECAKKLKVELEYQITLTNR
- a CDS encoding potassium/proton antiporter — encoded protein: MQTLNILYLVGALLIFSSIMASTLSARLGIPLLLLFLAIGMLAGEQGILGIEFSQYGAANFIGQAALACILLDGGLRTSFKSFRVGLKPAVTLATWGVFATVVILGVFVTWLLDVDWRIGLLMAAIVGSTDAAAVFSLLRNGGVKLNDRVQATLELESGANDPFAILLVTGLITLNVDPAGQTVLGFLSLLLQQLGFGLVFGLLSGYLLSKLLPKVNLAEGMYAILILSAGLSVFAATNLAGGSGFLAVYLAGIIIGNNRVRSTEHVMRVMDSFAWLSQAILFVVLGLLVTPSNIIDVWPYSVAIAAFMILVARPLAVYSGVKPFGFKNREIGFISWVGLRGAVPITLAILPIMASVEDAFLLFDIAFGVVILSLVLQGMTIPMMADLFKVRIPVKNEPKEEMEIWVSDNASITLYEFEVKAGAFANGRHPKAISSRINPDEIKMFALVRGQQLVGVDANTQLKVGDSVWYGLRGKHASKIAQIFSNTTLNRKEIDDFYGDWLLSPSAKLGELPFFTGKMQSEYPPREVEEVESNSSEANLIANQQQTFDSTADSTTEHQGEPVNMWQQTVAEYIATHLETKPVSGDTVAINEEWVLVVKELDQYGNLRTIGLKTI
- a CDS encoding class I SAM-dependent methyltransferase, whose amino-acid sequence is MTSLTSVRVRYQTIEIGNTDIHICTLRDNQQFSDPDGEASDLGICSASWPLFGIVWPSSLVLANHMLNYDIAGKRILEVGCGMALSSLLLNHRHADITATDYHPTVEYFLDKNTALNNNKEIAFERLDWAEDNSHLGRFDMIIGSDLLYEDPHVEMLAAFIERHANPNCEVIIVDPGRGRKNKLTKQMESFGFSSQHVKPTDTSYLELPFKGYILTFSRKG
- a CDS encoding cytochrome b — its product is MNKAQSNTVYINKWSAISRIFHWISALLLLMVLALIFLYENTDNSLYIGLHKAFGISLLFWMIARVINRIFDRAPPAIPMPKWQQIISQLNHFALYVLLIAMPMAGLLMSVYGGRPVDMFGLFEIPVFVTPDRGLARTFNDLHTDIIWPLIIVFTLLHIGAALHHQFIKKDKLMNRIL
- a CDS encoding molybdenum cofactor biosynthesis protein MoaE, with product MTIKRSVDEVYALAERDGFALLDIDIDESRLKAMLDDDGCGAFVSFEGRVRNHNNDSSVDSLTYYGYEDLAINQGRLIIEEAKERFDIIGAVAIHRIGALEIGDVAVWVGVASAHRYPAFDACRWILDTIKADIPVWKQEYYDDNSSKWLSNNG
- a CDS encoding RidA family protein, which encodes MSRETINPTVMYDSLQYGFSHATKTQGKTVIHCAGQLAWDENEEIIGKGDLAAQTEQVFKNLATVLQEAGATSADVVRMRTYIVDLKPEDLEVVGKAISNFYGAIEPPANTLVGVQSLAMPDLLIEIEMTAIID
- the modA gene encoding molybdate ABC transporter substrate-binding protein — its product is MKISKSSSYDHNQFNQTLMQRVTRASKTVLTVGVSACVALTLASCTKENTDTAEQPPATPDEAIVQPEKTAVAPSEAVVAGEKVRIAAAANLSDVLPKIVEGYKAERNVPEQEIELTFASSGKLYAQIAASAPYDIFLSANQEFPAKWANERPADAPKHEPFTYTQGQLTFYSVKHPVGELNQSSLAELLAKESNTKITIANPDLAPYGASAQAYLQSQNLYEPLNSQKRLIQAENIGQTFQYAHTGSVDYGFVAQSQVSAINATPEQFYILAQDTYPAILQDGVVLSDAAVATDFTSYLLSPAGQKYFADAGYLEVK